The following are encoded together in the Perca flavescens isolate YP-PL-M2 chromosome 22, PFLA_1.0, whole genome shotgun sequence genome:
- the ropn1l gene encoding ropporin-1-like protein isoform X1, with translation MPLPDTMYCAQQINIPPQLPDILKNFTKAAIRTQPKDLLLWSAAYFSALSKGECLPVKDRLEMNVATQKTDTGLSPGLLKILHKQLSPRETCSKEELQKKWKGLCLPMDQLETLLSLGSFGSDINWMEFFALGCSALGGTLVSSLKFACEILTEDDEGGAASIPFNTFGQLYTYLAHLDGDMPQDHIDNFLRSLQAQAELQHGRIKPLDFIHRDDMDSSNDSRATFSGAE, from the exons ATGCCTCTTCCAGACACGATGTACTGTGCCCAGCAAATCAACATCCCTCCCCAGCTGCCGGACATCCTCAAAAACTTCACTAAGGCAGCCATCCGTACACAGCCCAAGGATTTGCTGCTCTGGTCTGCGGC ttACTTCAGTGCGCTGTCTAAAGGAGAGTGTCTGCCTGTCAAGGACAGGCTGGAGATGAATGTTGCCACCCAGAAGACAGACACTGGGCTGTCTCCAGGTCTACTGAAGATTCTCCATAAACAG CTGTCCCCCAGGGAAACATGCAGCAAGGAGGAACTGCAGAAGAAATGGAAGGGTCTGTGTCTACCCATGGATCAGCTGGAGACCCTGCTGTCGCTGGGAAGCTTTGGCTCAGACATTAACTGGATGGAGTTTTTCGCCCTTGGCTGCAGTGCTCTGGGAGGG ACCCTTGTGAGTTCTCTGAAGTTTGCCTGTGAGATCCTTACAGAGGATGACGAGGGTGGCGCTGCTAGTATCCCGTTCAACACCTTTGGCCAACTCTACACCTACCTGGCTCACCTGGACGGGGACATGCCACAGGATCACATTGACAACTTCCTCCGCAGCCTACAGGCACAAGC GGAACTCCAACATGGCAGGATAAAACCTCTGGACTTTATCCATCGGGATGATATGGACTCGTCAAACGATTCCAGAGCAACCTTTTCCGGAGCTGAATAA
- the ropn1l gene encoding ropporin-1-like protein isoform X5, translated as MPLPDTMYCAQQINIPPQLPDILKNFTKAAIRTQPKDLLLWSAAYFSALSKGECLPVKDRLEMNVATQKTDTGLSPGLLKILHKQLSPRETCSKEELQKKWKGLCLPMDQLETLLSLGSFGSDINWMEFFALGCSALGGRMTRVALLVSRSTPLANSTPTWLTWTGTCHRITLTTSSAAYRHKRNSNMAG; from the exons ATGCCTCTTCCAGACACGATGTACTGTGCCCAGCAAATCAACATCCCTCCCCAGCTGCCGGACATCCTCAAAAACTTCACTAAGGCAGCCATCCGTACACAGCCCAAGGATTTGCTGCTCTGGTCTGCGGC ttACTTCAGTGCGCTGTCTAAAGGAGAGTGTCTGCCTGTCAAGGACAGGCTGGAGATGAATGTTGCCACCCAGAAGACAGACACTGGGCTGTCTCCAGGTCTACTGAAGATTCTCCATAAACAG CTGTCCCCCAGGGAAACATGCAGCAAGGAGGAACTGCAGAAGAAATGGAAGGGTCTGTGTCTACCCATGGATCAGCTGGAGACCCTGCTGTCGCTGGGAAGCTTTGGCTCAGACATTAACTGGATGGAGTTTTTCGCCCTTGGCTGCAGTGCTCTGGGAGGG AGGATGACGAGGGTGGCGCTGCTAGTATCCCGTTCAACACCTTTGGCCAACTCTACACCTACCTGGCTCACCTGGACGGGGACATGCCACAGGATCACATTGACAACTTCCTCCGCAGCCTACAGGCACAAGC GGAACTCCAACATGGCAGGATAA
- the ropn1l gene encoding ropporin-1-like protein isoform X2, with product MYCAQQINIPPQLPDILKNFTKAAIRTQPKDLLLWSAAYFSALSKGECLPVKDRLEMNVATQKTDTGLSPGLLKILHKQLSPRETCSKEELQKKWKGLCLPMDQLETLLSLGSFGSDINWMEFFALGCSALGGTLVSSLKFACEILTEDDEGGAASIPFNTFGQLYTYLAHLDGDMPQDHIDNFLRSLQAQAELQHGRIKPLDFIHRDDMDSSNDSRATFSGAE from the exons ATGTACTGTGCCCAGCAAATCAACATCCCTCCCCAGCTGCCGGACATCCTCAAAAACTTCACTAAGGCAGCCATCCGTACACAGCCCAAGGATTTGCTGCTCTGGTCTGCGGC ttACTTCAGTGCGCTGTCTAAAGGAGAGTGTCTGCCTGTCAAGGACAGGCTGGAGATGAATGTTGCCACCCAGAAGACAGACACTGGGCTGTCTCCAGGTCTACTGAAGATTCTCCATAAACAG CTGTCCCCCAGGGAAACATGCAGCAAGGAGGAACTGCAGAAGAAATGGAAGGGTCTGTGTCTACCCATGGATCAGCTGGAGACCCTGCTGTCGCTGGGAAGCTTTGGCTCAGACATTAACTGGATGGAGTTTTTCGCCCTTGGCTGCAGTGCTCTGGGAGGG ACCCTTGTGAGTTCTCTGAAGTTTGCCTGTGAGATCCTTACAGAGGATGACGAGGGTGGCGCTGCTAGTATCCCGTTCAACACCTTTGGCCAACTCTACACCTACCTGGCTCACCTGGACGGGGACATGCCACAGGATCACATTGACAACTTCCTCCGCAGCCTACAGGCACAAGC GGAACTCCAACATGGCAGGATAAAACCTCTGGACTTTATCCATCGGGATGATATGGACTCGTCAAACGATTCCAGAGCAACCTTTTCCGGAGCTGAATAA
- the ropn1l gene encoding ropporin-1-like protein isoform X4 translates to MPLPDTMYCAQQINIPPQLPDILKNFTKAAIRTQPKDLLLWSAAYFSALSKGECLPVKDRLEMNVATQKTDTGLSPGLLKILHKQLSPRETCSKEELQKKWKGLCLPMDQLETLLSLGSFGSDINWMEFFALGCSALGGTLVSSLKFACEILTEDDEGGAASIPFNTFGQLYTYLAHLDGDMPQDHIDNFLRSLQAQAKKQNDKIQVSNFHVSRK, encoded by the exons ATGCCTCTTCCAGACACGATGTACTGTGCCCAGCAAATCAACATCCCTCCCCAGCTGCCGGACATCCTCAAAAACTTCACTAAGGCAGCCATCCGTACACAGCCCAAGGATTTGCTGCTCTGGTCTGCGGC ttACTTCAGTGCGCTGTCTAAAGGAGAGTGTCTGCCTGTCAAGGACAGGCTGGAGATGAATGTTGCCACCCAGAAGACAGACACTGGGCTGTCTCCAGGTCTACTGAAGATTCTCCATAAACAG CTGTCCCCCAGGGAAACATGCAGCAAGGAGGAACTGCAGAAGAAATGGAAGGGTCTGTGTCTACCCATGGATCAGCTGGAGACCCTGCTGTCGCTGGGAAGCTTTGGCTCAGACATTAACTGGATGGAGTTTTTCGCCCTTGGCTGCAGTGCTCTGGGAGGG ACCCTTGTGAGTTCTCTGAAGTTTGCCTGTGAGATCCTTACAGAGGATGACGAGGGTGGCGCTGCTAGTATCCCGTTCAACACCTTTGGCCAACTCTACACCTACCTGGCTCACCTGGACGGGGACATGCCACAGGATCACATTGACAACTTCCTCCGCAGCCTACAGGCACAAGC CAAAAAGCAGAACGACAAGATTCAGGTTTCCAACTTCCACGTCAGCAGGAAGTGA
- the ropn1l gene encoding ropporin-1-like protein isoform X3 — MPLPDTMYCAQQINIPPQLPDILKNFTKAAIRTQPKDLLLWSAAYFSALSKGECLPVKDRLEMNVATQKTDTGLSPGLLKILHKQLSPRETCSKEELQKKWKGLCLPMDQLETLLSLGSFGSDINWMEFFALGCSALGGRMTRVALLVSRSTPLANSTPTWLTWTGTCHRITLTTSSAAYRHKPKSRTTRFRFPTSTSAGSEGRRDGKQWKTGRKG; from the exons ATGCCTCTTCCAGACACGATGTACTGTGCCCAGCAAATCAACATCCCTCCCCAGCTGCCGGACATCCTCAAAAACTTCACTAAGGCAGCCATCCGTACACAGCCCAAGGATTTGCTGCTCTGGTCTGCGGC ttACTTCAGTGCGCTGTCTAAAGGAGAGTGTCTGCCTGTCAAGGACAGGCTGGAGATGAATGTTGCCACCCAGAAGACAGACACTGGGCTGTCTCCAGGTCTACTGAAGATTCTCCATAAACAG CTGTCCCCCAGGGAAACATGCAGCAAGGAGGAACTGCAGAAGAAATGGAAGGGTCTGTGTCTACCCATGGATCAGCTGGAGACCCTGCTGTCGCTGGGAAGCTTTGGCTCAGACATTAACTGGATGGAGTTTTTCGCCCTTGGCTGCAGTGCTCTGGGAGGG AGGATGACGAGGGTGGCGCTGCTAGTATCCCGTTCAACACCTTTGGCCAACTCTACACCTACCTGGCTCACCTGGACGGGGACATGCCACAGGATCACATTGACAACTTCCTCCGCAGCCTACAGGCACAAGC CAAAAAGCAGAACGACAAGATTCAGGTTTCCAACTTCCACGTCAGCAGGAAGTGAGGGAAGGAGAGACGGAAAGCAATGGAAGACAGGAAGGAAGGGATag